The Salvia miltiorrhiza cultivar Shanhuang (shh) chromosome 2, IMPLAD_Smil_shh, whole genome shotgun sequence DNA window GCTGATGAAGCTGGGACGTCCAAAATGGGATCCACCAGCTCACCCGCTCTTTCTTGTTTCCACATATTCCAAACCTGAAGCCAGCAGGCAGCTCAGAGTCAGAATAAGAATTCATCATGTCAAGTTTCTTGATTTGAAATATGAGGACTCACATATCCAAGAAGGCTAAGATAGTCAGAGCCATAAAAATCAGTGTTCTTCTTCCCGCTGATGATCTCCAGCACCAATACTCCGAAGGCAAACACATCGGACTTCAACGAGAAACGTCCTTCCATGGCATATTCTGGTGACATATAACCGCTGAATTTTGAAATGAGAATATAGATAGAGTTAATTAGTGAGGCAATACATACGGCTCGTGTTTAGTGAAGTTACTTACTATGTACCGACAATCCGTTTGGTGTTGGCTTGTAAGTCGTCCCCTCTAAAAATTCTTGCCATGCCAAAATCCGAGATTTTGGGGTTCATCGCCGCATCCAGTAGAATATTACTAGCTTTCAGATCTCTGTGAACTATTCTGAGTCGGGAATAATGGTGGAGATACAGAAGGCCTTGAGCAATGCCTTGAATGATATGAACACGGCTTTCCCAGCTCAGTCGGGCTTTCTTTCTTGGATCTACATCAGATTTAGCAGGTGAAATGGATAGAAGAGCAataaataacaataagaatGTGGATGAATTGaccaaccaaaaagaaaagaatccAAGCTTTTGTTGGGCATGTACTCATAGACTAATATCTTCTCCTCATTTTCGGCACAACATCCTAGGATCCCAACGAGGTTTCTGTGCTGGAGTTTAGCTATGAGTTCTATCTCATTTTTGAACTCTTGGAGCCCTTGTCCCGACGTTCTTGAAAGCTTTTTCACCGCAACAAACTGTTGATTAGCTAGTTCAGCCTGAAATTAATGCAGGCAAATTAATTGAACCGGATTAAGTAGAAGAGAGGAGACATGTGGCCATTTCAATGTATAACCTTGTACACAGGTCCAAAACCACCCTCTCCTAACTTATTTGTATCAGAGAAGTTATTAGTTGATGCGGCTATGCTAGTAAAACTGAAGATGGGCAACTCATGCTCAATGCTTGCTTCTTCTCCCTTAACTGAAGTGCGTGTGTCGTAGGTCTTCAAGTCACGCGGTGATACATTTTTACGTGCAATTCTGGGCGCTACACAAGGAGCAGTATGATGAGCAAAGATGGCCAATATAAAACATTCCCTGATGCACTTGAACCAAATAAAACATACCCTTGTCTTTGAGCATTTTCCGCACAAAATAGCAAATGCAAAATCCCGATATTAGTATTCCAGAACCAATGGGTACGACTAAAGCCACTATAACTATGTTTCTCTTTCCTGCAAAAGAAACAGTTTGTATTGAGTTGATGTTCCATTTCACAGAAAACAGAGTAGATGAGTGAGTGAAAAATGTATTATACCTTTCATAGTACGGTCTTGATGATTGCTCATTCGGACATACAATGTTACACCTGAATTCATTCCAGCAGCCTCTCCTGAATCAATCAAGTCCCCAGTAAACAATAAACATCCTCCTCCTTTACTGTTGGCATAAGCAGTGCAAGAGCAGTTGACTCTGCACACCAACTCGCAAACACCTACCCTTGTAATTTCCAGCGTTTCAGCATATGCAGGAAACTTAATGTTGCTCACCTCCATAAATTCCGTTTTCCCCTCATCACACTGCAGAGGCCTCATTCTTCTACACCCACCTGAAAAGTCAAACGCATCCCACTCTTCCTTAACTACTGCTACAAATCCATCCAAACATCGGCAAGAAGGAAGATACCTAATATCACAAACTGCATTAGGCCCACACCTAGCAAATCTATTACACGCATTATTAGGTTGGGTCGCCATTTTAACCCATGTCTGCCTCTCCTCCTGCCACACGTAATTAATAATCACGCCTTCATAGTTAAATACAATCCTAACCACCCAGGATTCATTCATAGCATTGTATGTAAAAAAGGCACCATCTTCCCTTGAGACAAAGGAAAAATTGTACCAAGGGCTTAAAGATGTGAATGACGGAAAAGTGCCACCTTCCCAAATTCCACTCCTCCATAACGTCTCTATAccattttttttcatgaaaattTCAGCGCCTCCGTTTGGTTCCATTCCTAATGAGACATGGCCACTTGCAGGGTCGTCGTTGTTTCTCCATGATACGAGTTTGGCTTCGTCATTAGAAGACCTATTAAATCCAACCATCGCTCCTGGCAGCCATGTATCCGTCGGATTGGAGAAGCTCTGCCACAGAATGCCTGAAGAATTTCTTAAGACAAAATTTCCAGTGTCAAGAATGAGTGCCTCAGTAACATATAAAGATGCCGCTGACCTCCAAATTACTTTCGAGTTAACAATAAGGTTGAGGCTGCTATTACTCATTTGCAGTAGACAAGTATCGAGAAAAGATGATTGGATGGAGTAATTTCGATTCAAAACCCACACCACTGTTTCAACTGGTATGTTTTTATACCATATTCCAACATAATAGCTGCTACTGCTAGAGTTACCCGGAGTGAAGAATCCAAGTTCAAACTTGCCCTCTTTAGAGATTATCGTCTGGTTTGGAAACAGAGATTCACCTGCTGATATGCCATCTGATCCATTACAAACTGAGATAAAGTTGGAGATGCACAACACCAAGAAGAAACAAGATAACGAGAAACGCATTGCAACCTAAATCAAGTTTTTTTCAGGGATTCTTCTCCAATCCGATCTAGTATACTCTCTCTTCTTCTGATATCATTTGAGAGACCAAGTCTGGAACTTTAAAAGTCTTCGTTTCTGACTAGAATAAAGTCGTTACACCATTGTTATTCGCAGAACCTTCTATAGCAGCCATCACTTCATTTTCCAAGCTCATTAGTACCCGTCACAGCCACCAAATGTGActtttaaacaaaaataaataaaaaaattcacacCCATTACACAAT harbors:
- the LOC131012373 gene encoding G-type lectin S-receptor-like serine/threonine-protein kinase At4g27290, whose product is MRFSLSCFFLVLCISNFISVCNGSDGISAGESLFPNQTIISKEGKFELGFFTPGNSSSSSYYVGIWYKNIPVETVVWVLNRNYSIQSSFLDTCLLQMSNSSLNLIVNSKVIWRSAASLYVTEALILDTGNFVLRNSSGILWQSFSNPTDTWLPGAMVGFNRSSNDEAKLVSWRNNDDPASGHVSLGMEPNGGAEIFMKKNGIETLWRSGIWEGGTFPSFTSLSPWYNFSFVSREDGAFFTYNAMNESWVVRIVFNYEGVIINYVWQEERQTWVKMATQPNNACNRFARCGPNAVCDIRYLPSCRCLDGFVAVVKEEWDAFDFSGGCRRMRPLQCDEGKTEFMEVSNIKFPAYAETLEITRVGVCELVCRVNCSCTAYANSKGGGCLLFTGDLIDSGEAAGMNSGVTLYVRMSNHQDRTMKGKRNIVIVALVVPIGSGILISGFCICYFVRKMLKDKAPRIARKNVSPRDLKTYDTRTSVKGEEASIEHELPIFSFTSIAASTNNFSDTNKLGEGGFGPVYKAELANQQFVAVKKLSRTSGQGLQEFKNEIELIAKLQHRNLVGILGCCAENEEKILVYEYMPNKSLDSFLFDPRKKARLSWESRVHIIQGIAQGLLYLHHYSRLRIVHRDLKASNILLDAAMNPKISDFGMARIFRGDDLQANTKRIVGTYGYMSPEYAMEGRFSLKSDVFAFGVLVLEIISGKKNTDFYGSDYLSLLGYVWNMWKQERAGELVDPILDVPASSAPLRYIKIGLLCVQENAGDRPLMSDVVAMLSNQQTAVESPQNPAFTVGRSLAQLRHTQEEEICSANTLTVSYMEAR